A region of the Impatiens glandulifera unplaced genomic scaffold, dImpGla2.1, whole genome shotgun sequence genome:
TAAACATGTTgataattaaatgttaaatttatcatatgtagttaattaattaattaaatatttaattaccgGCCATGTCTTTATCCTGACTCCATTTTCTGTTCCTGTAAAAGTGCAGTTTTGTACAAAAACACCATCCACATTTGAAGAAGACCCCCCTTGACCAAGGCTTCCAacacttaaataataataagaccAAAAAAActatatcaattgatttaatTTCTCAAATATAAAAGTAGAGTAaataattttcactattttACCTTATACCATGACCCGGTCCACATTGAACTCCTCCCACAAAAATGTTTGTAGAACCCGTTGAAATTGCAACACAATCATCACCTACAATCATAtaggttaaataaattatgcgaaatatttctttataacaAATAACTACAAAACTATAACGAAAAGACAACATACAACACCTGTGCCGATGAAAGAGTCGGTAATTCTGACGTTACTAGAGGAAGAAATTCCGATTCCATCTGTGTTAGGGCTGTTTGCAGGCGCCGTGATTGTAAGGTGAGAAATTTGGACATTTTGGCATCCATATATGTTTATATGTCTACTTGGAGGATTGATATGAGTCAACCCACTTAATACAAGGTTATTGCAACCTATGAACCTTATTCCCtgcatcattaattaattatttacatttgataaaacaattataaaataattaatttcagtaACTTAACTAGATTTAATCAAATGTTAATTTGTAATTTACAAGAATTCACTAGTTTAACACATTTAGAAATGATTGATCACATCAAATAAGAGCTCCGGATCACATAATTTTTTACGAGAcctataatatttgatttagtCAAAGAATCATACAACACTCCTACCGTCGGTTTTGCGCAAGCACCTAATATctgaaaaatgaagaaaaagaaaagacacATTAGTATTATTAGATCACATAGTTTTCATTTGGGAATCTCTTCCTATCAAATTGAATTTCAATATGCTTATGTTTTCTTACATAAATTAAGACAATACTATTCTCATCTAGAATTGATtatgaaagataaaaaagaatgtcctcatatatttgttatagatgtttttgcatatatatatatatatcaaggtATATCGATCAATTTGGTAAAccaaaagttctaaacatccTTATGTATGATAACCTAAAATTGATATTGAGTATGTGCTTACCGTCGACGCTTTTGAGCAGAAACTGGTTGATTTGGTGCAAGGACTCTCTTTctgaaaatgaaggaaatagATTACAaggtttaaaatttagaatatctaCCTATCAAATTGCATTTCAAGATGCTTATTTTTTTGGTAATTGCATTTCGTTAGAATTGATTATGAAAGATAAAATCAAGCTAGCCTTGCATGTAAAGAAAACTTACTTGGTTCCATTGGTTATAGTTGTTACGTGGGTTGGTTTTCCACCATGACAAACCTTGGCCATTGAGTTTTCCCTTTCCATTAATGTGAAGGCCGATAATTTGTGAGAACGCGATCCATGTATTATCCGGGCAATCTTTCCATTGACTCCTGATGCTGGGTGCCAATAGGATTCCATCAatctaaaataatgagaaacatatttataatgagtaaataaaatcatcttaaaaaattagaaagaaattaaaatcaGGTCATAAAAAGTTCTTGcttttttcttaaatcgacaCAAAATTAGATCATCACCTGAACTTGAATAGATGGCCCTTTGCAAGGGCCTTTGAATTGAATAGGAatcaacaaatatgtttttCCTCCAGGAACCAACATGGTAGAAATGCTGCTACTTTCACATGCTTTACCCCATGCTTGTAAGAAAGCCTTCAAATTAGGGTTTATCAAATTCATGtccattataatatatattaactgaaattagtctaaagaagttaaaataaaacacaatttgttaagaatgttgcaatatattaaaagttaaatttattacaagtgtgctttattttaaacaaatttcttCCGTGACATAATTAATagtaatataaagtaaaataaatcaGTTCGCGTAACAAACATTACCTGAGAATCGTCAACCTGCCCATTTCCACGTGCACCAAATTTAGTTACATCAAATATATCGGCTAAACTAATGTTTAGAAATAATGCTAGGGaacatgaaaatattaaaaagatgtTTAACCACTCCTGtcaatacatatataaaaataaatatcaatcaataccacaaataaataaaatatataattacaaattagttttattatgaAAGGAATGCTCACCATTCTATAAGAATCAAAAACCAATTAGAAGAACAAAGAAATATTCTATAGTCAATCATTTATATAgcaaaaattataagaaaacttTTAGGAATATTCACATATATTTACTATATttagagaatattttgaaagtttCAAAAAGTGACTACTTTACAAAGCTTATGtatatctttataaataaagttGTCAAAATATTACCTAAATCTagtaaatatgaatatattctAATGAAAAAAAAGCAAGCATTTATATAGCCTAATTAATATCATCATTCTATTAGttgatgaaaaatgagaaaaactgtagtaaatatttataaaattaaaatgtataaatagttaatatagtctaatgaaaaaataaaaataatttatatgccTTGATcatctcattaattatataaaaactggGGAAATAACATTTATTGTCTTGAAAACTTAAAACTCTTTGTTAGTCAGCACTtggtgaaaaaaaataaaaataaagacaacCCAGCCCAACAACCAAAAAAGACAATTATGGATGTGACTAAAAATTACATAGAAAATTCACTATTTCTCAAATAGCTATTGCAGGCAAGTATTATTTTGTTACACAAATCACTTTCTATAATCCCACTACAAAAGGCTAAAATGTAACACTGGTCTTTGCGACtgaattttcatttaaagtgACACTTTACAATTTGTTTAACGACAGAAGTAACCTTACCCATAAAATTTGTGACATTTCACAAATAAGTCGTACAATCCTAAAAGTCTTGCTTTTCTATAGGGTCtttcatacaaaatatattatttagtgcGACTACAAGACTCATTGGTTAGACAATTGTTTTTGACCAAATCACAGGACAACTCAATTACGTCAAAAATCTAAAGGTTCGTAACAATTTTATCTTTGGACTCAATTTTCTTAGCATAGGAATCCGTAACCACTTCTTGATACGTGATTGCAAGTATTGAAATTTCTTTACTAAACTAATGGATGAGTTGTAATGAGATGTTTCATTCCACAAAATTTCAAGAGAGAAACAAATCTTCATTCATAAGCtatttattctcaaatttgATGGACAAGGACTTTTGATACACAAAACACACACGTCAAGGATGACGGGCTCATGATTCGATTCAAGGCGAATTTCTGTCTTTTGAAGGATTTTCGGGAATTTAGTGGCGTATTCAGGCTTAAATAGAAATCAGGCACAATAAGATCTCAATCATGAACACAATCTGAAAATACCTCCATGATCGGCTTAATTTGGGTACCTCTTTTCTTTTCACACGAGAAACGCACAATATTGAAGTTGCCATAAACAACCCACGACTTATTCTATTCCAAACCAATTctttgttaaaattaatgtgGGGGTAACATCCATcatattaattagatattattataaaatcttcACAATCAACTACATTTGTTAGCAGACATGTAAATGCCTATAAACTAACTATTtgaaatcatattattattaaagtagaaactctataaaataatacacttgggacgaccaaaatttattaattaaaagagttattaattaatcgataaattattaattattaatttatatattaatcaatattttattaatttatagtaaaatacttAGTTTACAAATACCTTTAAGCTTTcacttaattattgtatacaatGCATGTACtgtatatcaaatgaatgacccaatttgaaagaaatcttcaATCTCCCACCTTATTATACTTCTTGTATTTAATGTATCATTTTatggacattaaaaatattttctatataaacaagatcaaaatactgtaggttaacacaaacatacatacaaCTTGGCTTCCCATCTTAAAGGTgtgaaaaaaaacaataatgacATACGAGATTCGAAAAGCATTATGCAAGCACAACAAGGATAATCCAAGTTTCACTCAAAAGCAATTGCAAGAATGGGTTTGTAGGTGAGTCAAGCGACAATATCGAAGAAATGTGTGActgatgaagaaattattgataGCGTTATTGGAATTAATAAAGATGATatcgatgaagaagatgatgaaattCACAATGGAGCCCCCTTCGCGAAACGAAACTATTAAAGCGACAatcacattgaacaatttcttgttgAGCTATGAGAAAACAACACCAGAAGTTCTTACCTTGCTAAGGAAAATTAGAGACGACAATCAAGGGAAAAttgatttcaataaaaaataagtcatttttcaaaaacctTCATAAATCAATTCATGTGTTAtgctatatataaggaattattaatttatattttatatggggtctaaagaaattatcaaatatgtattattttataattttagcgaattattaatttaacaccCTGTCCCCAAGTCGAGACCGgcaaaaaatattatcttagagagtttattaaataattgagtATAATTTATCGAATTTCTACTGTATTTAGGTTTTCTtagaaaaataatgaacatttaattaataaaaattagaaaataatgttgtgaacttaaaaaaaatttaatattattaattacatttCTTAATAAAACAAGAGAAACACTTTAAATTATGCAATGAGGTAgagaaataacatttttaaagcataaaatataataaattttaagtgtATTTAGCACCTTTGTTCCAAATTCTATTTTGAGTTTCAAATTGAATATTTGTagagttagaaaaaaaaaattccactTATACTCATAATCACATACTTTGAcgttaattcaattatttgatacatcattttttattaaactttcaTAAAGGTTGagtcaaataataacaatataatagcatttttattttcccACAAAACTATTTCCAAATTTGTTTGGCTCggttttatcataattttttcatttaataacaACTAACCAAACGATTATTCGTAATAGTGATCAcaaaaagatttatatatttaaacgaACAACTTTGTCACTATTCCACGTAACCCAAAAAGTCTCACTACACTGGTGAAATATCGAAACTATATATCCAATTTATTAAAGATGGCATCTACCTTTCtgtcatataatattatacatattaaaaGTTAAACCTTATTATTGCATTTTTTCATCTAACCATGACATCATTCATAGTAAATTCaagtttaataaatcaaatagcTAATTATAATATACCAATCTCTTATATACCAATTTCCTAGAACACCatttacatttaattaaataaactcatatatcagttcatcatatggctcgccttctgagaaagactcaacactcatAATCGTATCAGCAATTATATCATGAGCATCCTGGACGCGAGCTGTATTCTATGCAGAAAAAAGTTCGGGAGCATCCATAGATCACCtgttcgggagctgctgtattgcttcggagctttgggacaaattctataaaagtttggagctgattagtttcccgagaaaaaagaatgaaatcaatgaagcggcactactcaaagctaagggaaataaatttgcaacaagcgtattcaagtgcggctttggaaccgtggtgtataacatttggcaagaacagaatgcaatggtatatggaagaacccgcattagcgttgaagagttatggaaagatattgtatcgaattgcagcgccctcgcgggaacatgaagaagaattccaagcacagaGCAAACTTAGAATATCtacaggaactggaatttaccgttttttaaactcactagaattgaaaacattgtaatcagataattcatttacgtttttagttttttaacttttattcaaaatgttacgacttcaaaatcaatctaggcctgtctagaatgatctattaaactcgtggtttttttttttcatttttggaaatttttaatgaaatgatgttaagtcgtttttcccaaaaaaaaaataaaaaaaataaaaataaacccatatattataatgttcaaatctagaaaatattttatttaattaaaattttcatttgattttatataattatttaatgaaaaatttaaaatgaaggAAACCACACAAAAGGAAAAGTTACaccattttaacaataatattagaaatttagttttaattttttatcttcaaCCACTGAGTTACACCATTCtatgtttaaaattatcatgtatttaaataaataccttaatatttttaacaagtaGGCTGCCCTGCGAAATGGGCTGTAAGGCTTCCCGGAATTACTCAGGGTCGGCCATGTGAATACATAAGTGTTAAATATGGCAACAAAAATAACACGAATCTATTCCCCTGTTATTgactaaagaaaaaataatttcaataactATTTATCGATGCGACGAGAGCAATATTGACAACTAATTaggcactacaacaaaaatcaCTTTTACCGACATAAAAATGAGCCATCGGTGTGTATATGTATCGCTAAATTCTTGCCGGCATAAATTATGTCGTAAATGGTGGAATTAATAAAGTTTTACCGACATATAAACTTACACCGGTAAAAAGCAATTATGCGCCAATAAAAAGGTTTATTATAACACAAACTAGTTCCGAAAAAGACAATTATGTGTGGGTGAACATAATTATGTACCTGTAAAAGACTATTATGAGATAgtaaagttttttaatatattcaaactGTTTacattattgatttattttaatttttaaatattttataaatacattaaaaattaaatatttaagataaaaaagtcatattcttattttcaacaaaaatggtaataaatatatgtagataataattttcaaattttataggAGATTCAATGAgtaatgaaatttattaaataaggtAATTGTCATAATAAGCTAATTAATATTGTTGAGCATAATGGGAAGAACATATATGAGATTCAatgaataatcaaatttaataaatataggTCAAACTTAAGAAGACATAAAATGAGATAGTACAAATATTTAAGATATAAAAGATTAATGAATTTTCTAGTTTCCTTCATTTTTTTCCCTTTTCATTTTGCTAAGAATTTATGAATAGGATTTTGAATGTTCTTATAtccattttccattttaaattCAAGTATATATCTTGTAGTTAATTTATCtaattcttcaaatatttaGGCAATGTTTTGTTTCTGcagaatgaaaataatatttgacttagagtccaatttcaaattatttatttgtttgaataattaaaataaagtttataattataattctattaaaattaaaggtatatgtttttttttttttaatttcagtttCATATTTTCACTTTAGAATTGCAATTCTATAATTGGCCTAcgaatttgaatatataattataatttcaattcatCTAACACATCTAGAACTGATTAATGTATGCATAATTATTCATGAGACATGTTTTCCAATTTAGATCCGTGCACATACCTTTATGTTTTTCTTGAAAACCTTCTATCCAATTACTTATattgatgttttcaaatttttccaCGTTTTATTGAACTCTTTTATTGTGTTGTTTTGCCTAcacaaattgttttattaaatgaatcattttttaaaaacatatccACGATACATGTAACCATTACTCTTGAAGATTTAAAACTTGAATTTTCAACCAGATATTGGGTttatattagatattttattgGTTAAGTGTGtgattttgagaaataaatgtttaaagaTACAAACCTATCAAAGTTCACACTAATATACGAGAATCTCTTGGTTTAAGTTTATTGAGGAGATAAGTGGATATCCCCaaggcctccatgaggtcctgggttcgagcccgtcaggcggcaagttctgcacttgattaattagttaagtatgtttgcgggctatgtacttaacccgcggggaatagtcgcactccataggagcagcggaacccagcgttctcaaaaaaaaagaaaaaaagtggcCTGGAATTAGCGACGGTTCAAATATGTGTCTCTATAGGTCATACACACcttatatacataatattatttaaaaatactttaattaatttaaattttaaattttattttaataaaaaatataaattatataataaatttatattttatatttttcttaacttatttcaaaactatatttcatattttattttcataattatatatctatatacttattttattatacaaatatataattttattattttatatgtaaattataatatttaatttatctatagataaaattttataaaagtaattaaaaattgGTGATTCAAAAAGTTGGATACAATAATCGatctatcaaaattattattatatgtttttaatgaGTATACACCTATTATAATAAAACATGAAAACGAACATCCACCCTACAACTATTTGTCTTATTGGACCAAATATAAATGTAGTGACAAGAAGAAATGACGTTATATATCGATCAAATTACCGTCAATAAAAGTTAATAGCAATGATAATTGAACTTCTCGCTTGTTGTCGCTAATCTTAACTAGTTATCACTTTTGCTTCAATCGCTATTAATCCCGacactttaataaaaaattaatgaaattgcTTTCTTCTTTGGTTAAGGAAAAACTACTAATTTTGTGGTTATTATcccttttaatattatatagcAATGTTCTTATTTcatagattatttatattttaactgtTAGATAATGTTagacttttattaattatataaattatttttaaaattctctttatttattttcaaaataaaatatctaaccttatctttttaaaattatggattaattttatataagaccatatactttttattatatatattttaaaatactaatataattaatatattcatacacaatttttaaatttaaatcagtaatattaagttatataatgtttaaagtATTTTTAGTCCACCAGTAAAATCAaggtttaaatttgaaaatttagaaaaactataaaaaaaattatgagaaagTAATGGTTATATATGAGAGGATAATAATGTGTTCATTAGTGTATAATGCTCAAAGTGTTGGTAGTAGATCGATAATGTTTATCAATAAAATGAGaagatatttaaattgaatattaattaatatactcatacaaaaaattataaattaatcaaatcttaattaattaattaatgttcttCTTCATAGTTCGCAATATTTGGAAactaatcatcatcatcatcaaattcACTTTTACAGATTGTCAAAACAATAAGTGGAAGTGAAAACAGTTTTCATTTAGTATTGTTTTTGTTGGAAAACAAATTGATTCTATAGTTGCTCGATTTGAATTCCTATATTGGTGATATAGATGACAAAAAGTATACTCTCGGATTTGTGTTACTTTTTGTGGAGGACCTATATGATAAAATCAACACTTCACTTTAATGTGAAAAATACATGGCGATAGTTGATGCTTCAAATGAAGCATTTTGGTTTAATGACCTAGTAAAGGAATTAAGCAGTGATCAATTTGGAGTTCATCTATATTGTGAATCTAGAGTTATTTTCTGAATCTAGAAGCATCATTTATTTGGATGATCAGTGTACcattaacaaaaacatattatgTGAAATGTCATGAGATCATATGATTAGATATtgttaccgaaggttttttttGAAAGACGACGTAacatcaattaaataaaaagtcacAAAAGGGCAAGGAGTTACATGAGTTCATAGAAAATAGGAGTAAAAACAAACTGattgaatgaaaataaaaaaaaatgagagataaCATGATGACAAATGATAATTGAGAATTATAGTGCAATGAAATCAGTGGTGCGCCTCCACGTTCAGATGAGAGAGTTGTCATCGGTGATAATATTGTTATAGACTGTGTCCGCAATGTTGCGGACTCTTGAGAAGACTCTGTCATTCTTCTCCAtccaaatgtgataaataatGTTGGCGAAAAAACAATTAAAGGTAGTGGAGCTGAAGTCGTTGCCCTTGGTCTTTGTGATGGTGAGGTCCTTGGTGTCGGTCCATTCGCTTGGGAAGATGAGAAGGCTCATTGATGTAGAGAATCTGCGCCAAAGCAAGGAGGCAAAAGGGAAGTTCTCAATGAGGTTTTCAATGGTCTCCTCATTTCCCAAGCAAAGGGGAAATTAGGATTCAGGATGCTCATGTACTTCTTGATCCGATCACGGGTATTGAGTCTCTCGCGGAAGGCGAGTcataaaatgaattggtgtTTGGGGATCACTTTCGTAGACCACACTAAGTGGGAACATTGGACAACATTCTCATGATCATGAGCACAATCCCAAGAAGACCCTTAGTCGAACCTACCATTGTTCTCGACACTCTAAACATGAGCATCCTCATGGTTATTCAGATGATAGGATGAAAGTGCGTCAAGAATTCCCGCACCTTCTGGAATAGCCCTAAGAAGGTCGTTCCAATAGCCGCTCTTGACTTGTTGAACTGTGGCCAATTGACATTTCCACCCGATTTGAGTGATAGAGAAGACACATTTATGAATGATGGGTTTGTTTTCGAATTATAggtcatgccagaatagagtgtcaTTACCATTTCTAATTTGAATGTTGATCATCTTTCCCGCACTGTCTTTGatcttcataatatttttaacagaACACTCCATCTCCATTCTGATCTTACATGTTCAGATGCTGATTTCTTTTCTAATGAATCTCGAGTGTACCCATCTTACCCAATGCGAGTCATGTTTCTTTTCCAATGCCCAAAAGTTCCTGTAGGTGAGAGTTTTGTTTTAGGAGACACTATCCTTGATGCTAATTTCTCCTTCGTCTTTGGGCTTGCATGTGTATATCCATTTGATCTTTTTCCCACCATACCTCTGAGTACACCCAAATGAAATTCATCATTAGCTGATCCAATTCTTTCATGACTTTCTTTGGGAGGACGATCTACTACGCCCAATATCTGATAATACCCATAGCGACTTTAGTGACCAACCCAATGTGACCTGCATAAGAAAGTCTTTTAGTAGCTCATCccataataacattttttaccttttcaataaGAGGACGATAGTGCAAGATCTAGAGTTGTTTAGAGGAGAGCGGGATGCCCAAGTATCAGACAAGGAGCAATCATTCTTCAATGCCCATGACCCTGAATATGTTGGCTTTGGTTTCCTCCTTGATGCCTCTATAGTAAGCATGGATATTTCCCTGATTAATGTTGAGACCTGTAACACTAGAAAAAATAGTGAGAGCCTTCTTGATAGTTCTAATAATGTCAACGTCAACATGCGCCATGATGAAGAGATCGTCTGCAAAACTAATATGGATGATAGATTTTTTCTTGCAATAAGGATGGTGAGTGAAAGGGCGGTACTTTAGGAGCATTTTAACAATGCACTTAAAGATCTCCATAAAGTAATATGGTCATCCAACTGGCGTCGCGACGAAGACGATGACCATGGAACAGAACGACGTCGTTTAGGGAGAAAATGCGGCCACAGAGCATTATGTTGGAATTTCGTCATCGCACCATTGTGTTTCGACCGTTCGGTCACATTTCAGCTAAAGGAGCGTTAGCTGATCCTTTGTGGCGCGGACGCACGCTTCTTCTTCTGCAGCGGGCTACATGGACGATTTCCCTAAGCTTTGAATGAAAATCCAACGTCCATCCAAAGGTCG
Encoded here:
- the LOC124917413 gene encoding probable polygalacturonase At3g15720, translated to MNLINPNLKAFLQAWGKACESSSISTMLVPGGKTYLLIPIQFKGPCKGPSIQVQIDGILLAPSIRSQWKDCPDNTWIAFSQIIGLHINGKGKLNGQGLSWWKTNPRNNYNQWNQKESPCTKSTSFCSKASTGIRFIGCNNLVLSGLTHINPPSRHINIYGCQNVQISHLTITAPANSPNTDGIGISSSSNVRITDSFIGTGDDCVAISTGSTNIFVGGVQCGPGHGISVGSLGQGGSSSNVDGVFVQNCTFTGTENGVRIKTWPGGKGYARNITFTGIRLNNVKNSIIIDQTYCQVAENCQDQAQAVQVSDVKYIGVQGTSATPQAIVLQCSHHVPCKNIIFNRINITSSSKGNALASCKNAVVSIQTAISPNVSCISAI